The following proteins are co-located in the Spirosoma montaniterrae genome:
- a CDS encoding nucleoside triphosphate pyrophosphohydrolase family protein — protein sequence MQQPDSLNQVAEFHRTFHAPVLETPQIPSEARCQLRVSLLAEELDELRDAIAERDIVAVADALCDLQYVLSGAVLEFGLGHQFKALFDEVQRSNMSKACLTVEEAEATVGQYTAKGVACHYMESEGKYLVFRDADRKTLKSVNYSPADLEGILYK from the coding sequence ATGCAACAACCTGATTCGCTGAACCAGGTGGCTGAGTTCCACCGTACCTTTCATGCCCCCGTTTTAGAAACGCCCCAAATTCCGTCAGAAGCCCGTTGTCAGTTGCGCGTCTCGTTACTGGCCGAGGAATTAGACGAACTCCGCGACGCCATCGCCGAACGCGACATTGTGGCCGTAGCCGACGCTCTTTGCGACCTGCAATACGTACTGAGCGGGGCCGTGCTGGAGTTCGGGCTGGGGCATCAGTTTAAAGCCTTATTCGATGAAGTGCAACGCTCGAACATGAGCAAAGCCTGCCTGACCGTTGAAGAAGCCGAAGCCACCGTAGGGCAGTACACAGCGAAGGGCGTGGCCTGTCATTACATGGAGTCAGAAGGTAAATATCTGGTTTTCAGAGATGCCGACCGGAAGACGCTCAAAAGCGTGAACTACTCACCAGCCGACTTGGAAGGCATTTTGTACAAATAA
- a CDS encoding vWA domain-containing protein, translating to MFLDFFLLLRQHALPVTLPEYLTLLSALRSDVGGTSVEDFYFLSKTTLVKHEQHLDLFDRLFGEYVTDRQAATIEILPGLDWPDVPPDWLRDALEKQLTDEEKAEIESIGGLDALWARLRELLDEQDERHEGGNKWIGTGGTSPFGEKGFNRNDGPPEGFKMNPGDKSQSNGNRTGVKVWEQRAYRNLDDSLELNTRNLKMALRRLRILTREGVEDELDIDGTIDGTSRNAGYLDIRMQPSRKNRVKVLMLFDVGGSMDEHIELCSHLFSAARYQFKHLEFMYFHNCVYETLWKDNRGDGPTRRRERVPTYEVLHKYNKDYKVIFVGDAAMSPHEITTPKGSVEHYNEEAGIVWLNRFKTQYPNLVWLNPNVAAYWKYTHSTALIREWSGNRMFPLTLNGLEAAMKCLKNPKLTFTD from the coding sequence ATGTTTCTCGATTTCTTCCTTCTTCTCCGCCAACACGCACTGCCGGTAACGCTGCCGGAGTACCTTACGCTATTGTCGGCACTGCGAAGTGACGTAGGCGGCACGTCGGTCGAGGATTTTTATTTTTTGAGCAAGACGACGCTTGTCAAGCACGAACAGCACCTCGATTTGTTCGACCGGCTTTTCGGCGAATACGTGACGGACAGGCAGGCTGCCACCATCGAGATTCTGCCCGGCCTGGATTGGCCCGACGTGCCACCCGACTGGCTGCGTGACGCGCTCGAAAAACAACTTACTGACGAGGAAAAAGCCGAAATCGAATCGATTGGCGGTTTAGATGCCCTCTGGGCGCGGCTCCGCGAACTACTTGATGAGCAGGACGAACGCCATGAAGGTGGCAACAAATGGATAGGTACAGGCGGCACGTCGCCGTTTGGCGAGAAGGGGTTTAACCGTAACGACGGACCGCCAGAAGGGTTCAAGATGAATCCGGGCGATAAAAGCCAGTCGAATGGCAACCGTACCGGCGTCAAGGTTTGGGAACAGCGGGCGTACCGGAACCTTGACGACAGCCTTGAACTCAACACGCGCAACCTGAAAATGGCCCTGCGCCGGTTGCGGATTTTAACCCGTGAAGGCGTTGAGGATGAATTAGATATCGACGGAACCATCGACGGAACGAGCCGCAACGCCGGGTACTTGGACATTCGGATGCAGCCCTCGCGCAAAAATCGCGTAAAAGTGCTGATGTTGTTCGACGTGGGCGGGTCGATGGATGAGCATATCGAACTGTGTTCGCACCTGTTTTCGGCGGCCCGCTATCAGTTTAAGCATCTGGAATTCATGTACTTCCACAACTGCGTGTACGAAACGCTCTGGAAAGACAACCGTGGCGACGGACCGACCCGTCGCCGGGAGCGCGTACCGACCTACGAAGTGCTGCACAAATACAACAAAGATTACAAAGTGATTTTTGTGGGCGATGCGGCCATGTCGCCCCACGAAATCACGACGCCGAAGGGCAGTGTGGAGCATTATAACGAAGAAGCGGGCATTGTGTGGCTTAATCGCTTCAAAACTCAATACCCAAATTTGGTCTGGCTGAACCCAAACGTGGCTGCTTACTGGAAATACACCCACAGCACCGCCCTCATCCGCGAATGGTCGGGCAACCGCATGTTCCCGCTCACGCTTAACGGCCTCGAAGCAGCCATGAAATGCCTGAAAAATCCAAAACTAACGTTTACTGACTGA
- a CDS encoding AAA family ATPase: MNSFSGTATYVATRELSTAVNAAIQLQKPLLIKGEPGTGKTLLAYEIAQSLGKPLYTWHVKSTTSAQQGLYEYDAVSRLRDSQLGSERIGDMENYIKKGKLWEAFASDEQAVLLIDEIDKADIEFPNDLLQELDRMEFYCYELQRTITARHRPVVIITSNNEKELPDAFLRRCFFHFIRFPDRDTMQQIVTVHYPGLPQELLAKSISTFYAIRDVRALKKKPSTSELIDWIRLLLVAGVTHDDLNDLDALNELPPYLGALLKNEQDTDLMVALRRKGARPY; this comes from the coding sequence ATGAACAGCTTCTCAGGTACAGCTACTTACGTTGCCACCCGCGAACTGAGCACGGCGGTCAACGCGGCCATCCAGTTGCAAAAGCCCTTGTTGATTAAGGGCGAACCCGGCACGGGCAAAACCCTGCTGGCCTACGAAATTGCGCAGTCGCTGGGTAAACCGTTGTACACCTGGCACGTAAAATCGACTACGTCGGCGCAGCAGGGACTGTATGAATACGATGCCGTATCACGGCTGCGCGATTCGCAGCTTGGCTCCGAGCGCATCGGTGATATGGAGAACTACATCAAAAAAGGTAAGCTCTGGGAAGCCTTTGCGTCGGATGAGCAGGCGGTTTTGTTAATCGACGAAATCGACAAAGCCGACATTGAGTTTCCGAACGATTTGTTGCAGGAACTCGACCGGATGGAATTCTATTGCTACGAATTGCAGCGCACGATCACGGCGCGGCATCGGCCCGTTGTCATCATCACGTCGAACAATGAGAAGGAACTCCCCGACGCGTTTCTGCGCCGGTGTTTCTTTCACTTCATTCGTTTTCCCGACCGCGACACCATGCAGCAGATCGTAACGGTGCATTACCCCGGTCTGCCGCAGGAGTTGCTGGCGAAATCCATATCGACCTTCTACGCCATTCGCGACGTGAGGGCCCTGAAAAAGAAGCCTTCCACCAGCGAACTCATCGACTGGATTCGACTACTGCTCGTGGCGGGCGTTACGCACGACGATCTCAACGACCTCGACGCACTCAACGAGTTACCCCCATACCTGGGCGCACTCCTTAAAAATGAACAGGATACCGACCTGATGGTAGCCCTGCGTCGGAAAGGGGCAAGACCGTATTGA
- a CDS encoding M28 family metallopeptidase, with amino-acid sequence MFSPKSFLRDLCRLPHRGTARPQSTEAARLLQTYLTELGAAVRTESFQTPRTYVTVVGWLIGGLLVSLALVPVSGVAVGLVWYFVWLAWRYFNWRYSFVTRFPVQHTGHNVIGHWPAQMAGEKPLKVILMAHYDTAPVSLLYSPKQQAGFRTSLIISLMLMALAGVVATAEAAGAGLPYITYARYALMAYFVLQALTGTAGYFLTGYTNGASDNATGVAAALATADRLRHDPNLDLEVVLTDAEEAGMIGAYHYVEAHRKSWNPARTVAINFDTLGAGKLTVVEQTGTLETLRYNNELTQIARQLLQTEAYQNRAQTGRWHTADFDSAWFVRHRIPVLALCALDENGQMPRIHQPTDTLDAVDFKPMHDAIDLAEAVILVMSDER; translated from the coding sequence ATGTTCTCACCCAAATCCTTTTTGCGTGACCTGTGCCGTCTGCCGCATCGGGGAACTGCCAGACCCCAAAGCACCGAAGCCGCCCGGTTGCTGCAAACCTACCTGACCGAACTCGGCGCAGCCGTCAGAACCGAGTCGTTTCAAACGCCCCGGACCTATGTAACGGTGGTTGGCTGGCTCATCGGCGGCCTGCTCGTCAGTCTGGCGTTAGTGCCGGTTTCGGGTGTGGCGGTAGGGTTGGTGTGGTATTTTGTCTGGCTGGCGTGGCGGTATTTCAACTGGCGGTATTCGTTCGTTACGCGATTTCCGGTGCAGCACACGGGCCATAACGTGATTGGGCACTGGCCCGCACAGATGGCAGGGGAGAAGCCGCTGAAAGTGATTCTGATGGCGCATTACGACACGGCACCGGTGTCGTTGCTGTATAGTCCGAAACAACAGGCTGGTTTCCGAACGTCGTTGATTATCTCGCTGATGCTGATGGCACTGGCTGGTGTGGTAGCCACTGCCGAAGCTGCGGGCGCGGGGTTGCCGTACATCACGTATGCCCGATACGCGCTGATGGCCTATTTTGTGTTGCAGGCCCTGACCGGCACGGCGGGTTATTTCCTGACCGGTTATACCAACGGCGCGAGCGATAATGCTACGGGTGTTGCTGCCGCCCTTGCCACCGCCGACCGACTCCGGCACGACCCGAACCTCGACCTCGAAGTGGTGCTGACCGATGCCGAAGAAGCCGGGATGATTGGCGCGTACCACTACGTTGAAGCACACCGGAAAAGCTGGAACCCAGCCCGCACGGTTGCCATTAATTTCGATACCCTCGGAGCCGGAAAACTTACCGTTGTTGAGCAAACCGGCACCCTCGAAACCCTGCGCTACAACAACGAACTTACCCAAATTGCCCGCCAGCTCCTGCAAACCGAAGCATACCAAAACCGCGCCCAAACGGGCCGTTGGCATACCGCCGACTTTGATAGCGCGTGGTTTGTGCGCCACCGCATTCCGGTGCTGGCCCTCTGTGCGCTGGACGAAAACGGCCAAATGCCGCGCATTCATCAACCCACCGACACGCTCGATGCCGTTGATTTTAAGCCCATGCACGACGCCATAGATTTGGCCGAAGCGGTCATTTTAGTGATGAGTGATGAACGATAA
- a CDS encoding cupin domain-containing protein has product MKRTKFFQACLTASILLATPFRSLAHTVRTLRVSKGFKVDAGKDRFDKPISLLEGDTFSTKVSTKDTDGDLYMFESIRVKEGGPSHHVHFEQDEWWYVLQGQFLIKVGDEIHQAKAGDSVFGPRNIPHSFAKVGEGEGRLLMFFQPAGKMEEFFTKLSEGVSKNMTEPEQDAFREAHGFKRVGPPIKNFKKW; this is encoded by the coding sequence ATGAAACGAACCAAATTTTTCCAAGCCTGTCTGACGGCCAGTATACTACTGGCCACTCCTTTTCGATCACTGGCCCACACCGTGCGGACGCTTAGGGTCTCGAAAGGCTTTAAAGTGGATGCGGGTAAAGACCGCTTCGACAAACCCATTTCGCTTTTGGAGGGAGATACTTTCTCAACTAAAGTGTCGACGAAGGACACCGACGGGGACCTTTATATGTTTGAATCGATTCGGGTTAAAGAAGGTGGTCCCTCACATCACGTTCATTTCGAGCAAGATGAATGGTGGTATGTATTACAAGGTCAGTTTCTGATTAAAGTAGGAGACGAGATTCACCAGGCAAAAGCGGGCGACAGCGTGTTCGGCCCCCGGAACATACCCCATAGCTTTGCTAAGGTGGGTGAAGGCGAAGGACGCCTGCTGATGTTTTTTCAGCCAGCGGGCAAAATGGAAGAATTCTTCACAAAACTTAGTGAAGGCGTGTCCAAAAACATGACTGAACCGGAACAGGATGCATTCCGAGAAGCACATGGGTTCAAGCGGGTCGGCCCACCTATCAAAAATTTTAAGAAGTGGTAA